ACACTATGGACAGAGCAGATTGTGTTATGCCTACAGTTTAACCAGCTTTACAGAGGATATGGGAGACTCCTGGAAACCAGCAAGAACACAACACATGTAATAAAGAGGTCTGACTCACAGCCTGAGTAATCATAGATGCCCCCCCCCAAATACTTTTAGGCCAAAGTCATGCCAAAACATCGGATCAGTCATTACATTTAAACTTGACATGTGGTCCCAATCTACAATGTCCAAACAATCCAGCAGACAAAGCAGGACTCATCAAGTATTAATCATCACTAAGCACTGACAAAGAGTGAATTGTTATCTTTAGTTAAAAGCGTCACATAAACATTTCAGTGCACCACTAAAGAGCATGGAGTAGGAGCAATTTAAGACcaagatgtttgtgtgtgttcacccCTTTGTGTTGTCTGTACTATTACTGACATACCTCCTTTGAGAACACTCTTTATGCAGTTACATTACGTTTTCCCTGTTTGCCTGATTTTATCTTGGTGAttttattacctttttttttgtaaattttgggtACAATTCATCTCCAGATTACTCACCCTTATACTTATCTCTATACATTTATGAGATGACATAACTGGACACATTTACTTCACCTAGAGGCCACATTTAAGAAATGGTGAAATGAgctaaaaaatgtattattaaaagaGCACCCACTATACTCCTTCTTGATCACAACcaaatgcatttcattttatttaataacaaatcCTTCACTGCTATGTTTTACTGTTCAGATATGTTTTACTGTTTACACACTATTAGGAGCATATGAATTCTGAGTCTAGTTTTGGAATGGTGTGGtgtgatttaaataaaattattgacAGGATTGcaaatttaaaatgcaaattttaaaagtaaatttaaaaTTGGGGAAACTGAAATCCAATAAATTATTTATCCACTAAGCTTTAATACTGTGTGagtatttcaataaaaaaatatatatatagttatgcaTGTTTATAAAATTTTATTCTGTATCTGGATAGTGGCTGAAACACGAGCTGTGCATCAGTGTCCATTACTAACACTAGCCACGTCAAGGGCTTACATACAAATGTGGAAATAAGATGAAAATTTAGATTCAATGATCAGTCAAACCCTTAAGGACTGTTTTTCGAACATATCCACTCTTCCCCCATGCCTAAACAAAAGCTGTTACAGGGATGCTGAAAATATATATAGgaactgtaaataaaacaccAGTAAAATGCTGGCTATTAAGTCTATTTCAGGAAGCAGCTCCAGTTCCACTGTGTCTACCTGCTCTGGTAACGGCCAAATATTATTCGGGTAGCATGTCTTATAAAATTATAGGTCTGTAGTTACATCGCAGGCCTTCAATCTATACACATTACTAATAATATACAGGGTACAAAACAGAATGAACCAATTACAAATTTTACATAAAATGATAactgtttatattataataacacaTAATGCTGAATTGGAATTGATGTTCATGTATTTGTACAGatgtatctgtgtctgtgtgcatgtttgggtctgtgtgtgtgtgtgtgtgtatgtgtgtgtgtgtgtgtgtatgtgtgtgtgaaagagagagagagagagagagagagagagagagagagagagagaatatgccTAATCCCTGCTCCTGTTCCAGCAGCTTTGGATTCCTCTCTGGAGTTCAAAGCACCGGAGGGGAGATGAGGGCTCAACGCAAGACCTTTTTATTCAGCAGAATATATTCATAAGAAAAGTTGAGCCATGTCCATGGAAcaaatgtgaatataaaaatgGACAGCTGTGATCATTATATGCAAGTTGTATGATATTATAACCACTGTAAAAGTACATAAACACATGCAAACATGGTAACTTATTATTCAAGGGAAAAAGTCAAGCATTAATGAGATTTAAGACATGTATAATTcttcatttcagtcattttgCAAGCAAAACTTGCATCCATTAGAAAGATCCTTGCATCATACTTCACACTGTCCCAAAATCacgtgtagatttttttttagaagaagaaaCACTTATGTACCTTTATGAGTTCTTGATTCATGCAAGCATTGAACAACATCTAAACAAGACACACCATAACATAGCATGCGGCGTGTACCGAGGCAGATGCCAGTTAATCTATCTGGCATGGCAAAATGCATATTACGGTATAAGCTTGTGAAAACTATACAAATGTAGAGCTGAGTCACTGTGCGTAAATGTGGGAAACACTTTTCCCTATCTTCAACCAAGAGCCACACCTCCTTACACATCCGAGTTAAGACTGAGGTTGGCCAGGCGTGGATCCGAGTTGATCTCATACCTGTAATGGTAGCCCTCCATGTGGTCCCTGCATGCATCACGGATATTATAAATCCATCTCTTGATGCCTTTTCTGTTCAGGTAAAGGACTAGCAGGAATATGACCCCAATGAGGGCCAACACCATACCCAAAAAGACATATGAGGTCTCTAGGGTAGCCTCCATGTTTCCAAAGTCAGTGCACGGCAGCTCTGAATGCTTCAACTGCAAGAGCTGAGTGGTTCTCAATTTTTCAGGATGAGTGCAGGTCAAGTTCTGCTTGTCCACAACAACATCTGAGCTCTGTAACCACATCACCATGTCCTCAATGTTGCAGTCACAAACCCACTGGTTTTCCAGCAGGTACACCTGAAGCCCAGGTATCTGGTTGAACTCCTTCAACGTCCCATTAGACAGCTTTTTCAGAGCATTGTTCCGCAGGTCCAAACTAATAAGTGCTTGGTTTTGGAAAGTCACGTTCTTAATCGAAACTAGTGAATTGTTTCTCAGATCCAAGGTAGTGAGGTCAGATAAGCTGATAAACATGTCATCTGGAAGGACGACAAGGTCATTGTTTGCCAAGCTGAGATTGGATAGTTTAGGAACGGAGAGCTTTAGAAGATTAGAAAAAACATCAGCGTAGGAGAAATTATACAACGATCTGCTCAGGTTCACGACCTGGACCATGTTGTTCTGTGGAAAAGCATCAGGGCTAAAATTGAAGATTTGGTTGTTGCTCAGGTCAAGCAAACGCAGTCTTGGCAAGTTGTAAAACGCCCCAGGGTCCACTTGCTCTATTCGGTTTTCAGACAGATAAAGCTCTGCCAAATAGTCCAGGCGAACAGGAAAGGACTTGTCAGATAGATGGGAAatatcatttccagtaaggagAAGGTTTGTTGTGTTGACGGGAATTGGCTGTGGGACGGATGTTAAGTTCAGGCGTGTGCACTGTACTGTAGTGTCTGTGCACACGCATTTGTGAGGGCATTCCAGAGACGCAGCAGTGCCAAAGCATGTAAGGAAAAGCACCACACAGGGAGTGGAGACGCGCCGCCTGGCCTGATTCTCCTTCACTAGCAGCAAACGCAGCGAGGCTCCTGCACGCATTTCTGCCCGGCTGTACACTGTGTCAAGAAAAGTACCGCTGCACTGAAACTAACGCTTGCACAAATTCAGAGAAGTCTGAACCTTACACCTTGTGTGTTTACCTGGATTTCCGGTGGacactttctttcattccttccaCTTATTTTcggcacacttttttttgtcttacgtAGTTACAGAAAGAAGCCAAAAGCAATATGCAAATTGCACAGGGACCTGTTCAAACGACTCTCAATGTCACATACCCGCCGTGAAGCCTCCGCTGTGTCCAGCTCCAGAACTGACGGCACTCATTCCTGTGTTCAAGCACAAAAAGTTCAATCTCCAACAGCCTACTTGTCTCGCGCCGGACAAAATTCACCTCCAATACAGAAACTGTTCAGGTTTTAGACGCTGTGTAGCGGTGATATGTATCCAGGAACTTTTGATTTTTTCATGTCCTTGATGTATTCTGGGTTCTTTTCGGATTTTCATGTCAGCGCCTTTGGACACATAGCAGACTCGTGCTGAGTTCAGATTCCTGCTCCGCTCCCCGAGTCGCGTCCAAACCTCTCAGTGGACTGTACCATTACGACACGGTGCGGGGGAGGACGACGACGCCGGCAACGCCACAAGAACCATAATCCACGCAAAGCAGCTAGTGTGCAAGTGAGGTGTAATATATTGTATGTGGTTACAGAGGTTTGCATCCTGTTCGTCTTTAcgtctgtttattatttatttgtttgttggtcCTTATGAGTGATTGTTCCTTAAAGAAAATCGTTTAACCCGTCGGAAAACAAACGTCAATGCTCTGGACACGGGCCTCCCTGCTTTTCTTTGTGGTGTGTATTTAGCAGCATTTGTTGTCTTACTGGGGAAAAGTGAACGTCAGAACTTTTTCAagtctgaacaaaaaaaaaaaacccaaacagtagaaaccctcagaatttgtaatggttataatggaaactgtaatggtccctctGTAATGGTCTATTggtcatttgttgccttctgttggtggcatgttatgtctagtggataccattaaggatcaataatgttaatggttttaatggttagctgaggatttgtaatggcatttgtagtggaaacaaatataatatttcagtgatgttttcttttggggttttttgtttgtttgtttgtttgtttgtttgttttaaacaggGATGTTACTGAGCCCTTGCAGTGGAATGGCTTGATAGGAGCAACAAGGTTTATGGATTAATGTCACAAACAGAAAGTTTACTCCAAAAAATATTCAGGTaggtaaaatgacattttataaaGTTGTTATgactaatatacagtacaatgcaAAAGTCTTcaaaaaaatgatgaaattaaaagtttctacaaaaaaaaacactataaagtgcagtaaccagtaataaataataaaatcaatatttcatgTGATAACCCTttacttaaaacaaacaaacaaaacaaaaccagtagtctcaggtagattAACTgagaatctgccacagttcttctaGAGACTCTGattgttgcacttgcttcttaatTCAcatgcaaaacccagcagccttcattatgttttttgcaTGAGAAGGCGTCTGTTACGTGAtatgttgttttctttattgacatacaaagtttttttctgtaacatttaaatgttttgttggaaaagtaatgGTTGGAAATATCAAATGTTTTTGCAACTAACTCAACAATGCAGaagtcattaaataaacatctataacaAAATGTGCACTGAAAAATGAGGTGCCTAATACTTTTGCAACAGTACTGTATAACACATACTTATGATGCCTATATACATAAAAAGTATTCTGTAACAAAATAAGTTGGTTCAAATAATgaacatatatttataatttaattactTCCAAGATTATGGCAGAATTCAGGTTAATTGGGACAGTCCTAAAATACAATAAGCGGAGAGAAGAAAACTGAACGGATgtaatgcatgcatgcatgaatGGATACATGAAACACCCCACAACTATGGTTATCTGATCCACTGATgaatttaatgtgtattaaaaGATGTTTGTATGAAACCTCTTAATAAGTAGGGGAATAAGCTAAACTGGAAAATACAGACTGTTACTTAAGCCATATGTACTGTGTTCATATGATtgatgtcagtgtgtgtgtttttttaatcctgtgttATGCTATActgcaagaaataaaaaaaaat
This Ictalurus furcatus strain D&B chromosome 1, Billie_1.0, whole genome shotgun sequence DNA region includes the following protein-coding sequences:
- the tpbgb gene encoding trophoblast glycoprotein b; this encodes MRAGASLRLLLVKENQARRRVSTPCVVLFLTCFGTAASLECPHKCVCTDTTVQCTRLNLTSVPQPIPVNTTNLLLTGNDISHLSDKSFPVRLDYLAELYLSENRIEQVDPGAFYNLPRLRLLDLSNNQIFNFSPDAFPQNNMVQVVNLSRSLYNFSYADVFSNLLKLSVPKLSNLSLANNDLVVLPDDMFISLSDLTTLDLRNNSLVSIKNVTFQNQALISLDLRNNALKKLSNGTLKEFNQIPGLQVYLLENQWVCDCNIEDMVMWLQSSDVVVDKQNLTCTHPEKLRTTQLLQLKHSELPCTDFGNMEATLETSYVFLGMVLALIGVIFLLVLYLNRKGIKRWIYNIRDACRDHMEGYHYRYEINSDPRLANLSLNSDV